Proteins co-encoded in one Mycobacterium mantenii genomic window:
- a CDS encoding acyl-CoA dehydrogenase, translating to MGHYIANVRDIEFNLFEVLDVGAVLSTGGYSDLDEDTVRTILAEAARLAEGPVAESFAFADRNPPVFDPAEHKISVPDELAKTVAALKEAGWWRLGMAEEIGGMPAPPPLAWAVNEMLICANPSANFFCLGPFMSQALFVEGNEQQRRWAAEGVERGWAATMVLTEPDAGSDVGAGRAKAIEQPDGTWHIEGVKRFISGGDVGDTAENIFHLVLARPEGAGPGTKGLSLFYVPNFLFDPDTFELGPRNGVFVTGVEHKMGIKSSPTCELTFGATDVPAVGYLVGDVHRGIAQMFTVIEQARMTIGVKAAGTLSTGYLNALAFAKERVQGADLTQMSDKTAPRVTIIHHPDVRRSLMTQKAYAEGLRALYMYAAAHQDNAVAQRVSGADPEMAHRIDDLLLPIVKGVSSERAYEVLTESLQTLGGSGFLADYPLEQYIRDSKIDSLYEGTTAIQALDFFFRKIVRDRGQALQFLTTQITATIDDCDEALKPVAQLVQTAYDDVTTMTGALTGYLMSAAQHPTEIYKVGLGSVRYLLAVGDLLIGWRLLVQAVIAHRALADGAGDDEPFYRGKIATAGFFAKNMLPKLTSLRGVLEALDDDIMKVPEQAF from the coding sequence TTGGGCCACTACATCGCTAACGTCCGTGATATCGAGTTCAACCTTTTCGAAGTTCTCGATGTCGGCGCCGTCCTGAGCACTGGCGGCTACAGCGACCTCGACGAGGACACGGTCCGAACGATCCTGGCCGAAGCCGCCCGCCTCGCCGAAGGTCCGGTGGCCGAATCCTTCGCCTTCGCCGACCGCAATCCGCCGGTATTCGACCCGGCCGAGCACAAAATCAGCGTGCCCGACGAACTGGCCAAGACGGTGGCGGCGCTCAAGGAGGCCGGCTGGTGGCGGCTGGGCATGGCCGAGGAGATCGGCGGCATGCCCGCCCCGCCGCCGCTGGCGTGGGCGGTCAACGAAATGCTCATCTGCGCCAACCCCTCGGCCAACTTCTTCTGCCTGGGCCCGTTCATGTCTCAGGCGTTGTTCGTCGAGGGCAACGAGCAACAGCGGCGGTGGGCCGCCGAGGGTGTGGAGCGGGGCTGGGCGGCCACCATGGTGCTCACCGAACCCGACGCGGGCTCCGACGTCGGTGCCGGCCGCGCCAAGGCCATCGAACAGCCCGACGGCACCTGGCACATCGAGGGCGTCAAGCGCTTCATCTCCGGTGGCGACGTGGGCGACACCGCCGAGAACATCTTCCATCTCGTGTTGGCCCGCCCCGAGGGCGCCGGACCGGGCACCAAGGGATTGAGCCTGTTCTACGTGCCGAACTTCTTGTTCGATCCGGACACCTTCGAGCTCGGCCCGCGCAACGGCGTCTTCGTCACCGGGGTGGAGCACAAGATGGGAATCAAGTCCTCCCCCACATGCGAATTGACTTTCGGCGCAACGGATGTACCCGCCGTCGGGTATCTGGTCGGCGACGTGCACCGCGGTATCGCGCAGATGTTCACGGTGATCGAGCAGGCGCGCATGACGATTGGCGTCAAAGCCGCCGGCACGCTGTCCACGGGCTACCTGAACGCACTGGCCTTCGCCAAGGAGCGAGTGCAGGGTGCGGACCTGACGCAGATGTCCGACAAGACCGCGCCGCGCGTCACGATCATCCATCACCCCGACGTGCGTCGCAGCCTGATGACCCAGAAGGCCTACGCGGAGGGTCTTCGCGCGCTCTACATGTATGCCGCCGCGCATCAGGATAACGCTGTGGCTCAACGGGTTTCGGGCGCCGACCCCGAGATGGCGCATCGGATCGACGATCTGCTGTTGCCGATCGTCAAAGGGGTGAGCTCGGAGCGGGCCTACGAGGTGCTGACCGAGTCGCTGCAGACGCTGGGCGGTTCCGGCTTCCTGGCCGACTATCCGCTCGAGCAGTACATCCGCGATTCCAAGATCGATTCGCTGTATGAGGGCACCACCGCGATCCAGGCGCTCGACTTCTTCTTCCGCAAGATCGTGCGCGACCGGGGTCAGGCGCTGCAGTTCTTGACGACGCAGATCACGGCGACCATCGACGACTGTGACGAGGCGCTCAAGCCCGTCGCCCAACTGGTGCAGACCGCGTACGACGACGTCACAACGATGACCGGTGCGCTGACCGGCTACCTGATGTCCGCGGCGCAGCATCCGACCGAGATCTACAAGGTGGGGCTGGGATCGGTCCGTTACCTGCTCGCGGTCGGCGATCTGCTGATCGGGTGGCGGCTGCTGGTCCAGGCCGTCATCGCGCACCGAGCGCTGGCCGATGGAGCGGGCGACGACGAACCGTTCTACCGGGGCAAGATCGCGACCGCGGGATTCTTCGCCAAGAACATGCTGCCGAAGCTGACCTCGCTGCGCGGGGTCCTCGAGGCCCTCGACGACGACATCATGAAGGTGCCCGAACAGGCGTTCTGA
- the trxA gene encoding thioredoxin: MTTLDLTAEKFNETVEGNDIVLVDFWASWCGPCRQFGPTFQASSDKHPDIVHAKVDTEAEQQLAAAAQIRSIPTLMAFKKGKLLFNQPGALPPAALEDLVQQVRAFDVDAAEAGQAE; the protein is encoded by the coding sequence GTGACAACACTTGATCTCACCGCTGAGAAGTTCAACGAAACCGTCGAGGGCAACGACATCGTGCTCGTCGACTTCTGGGCGTCCTGGTGTGGTCCGTGCCGCCAGTTCGGTCCTACATTCCAGGCGTCGTCGGACAAGCACCCCGACATCGTGCACGCCAAGGTCGACACCGAGGCCGAACAACAGTTGGCGGCGGCCGCGCAGATCCGGTCCATCCCCACGCTGATGGCCTTCAAGAAGGGCAAACTGCTGTTCAACCAGCCCGGAGCCCTGCCGCCGGCGGCCCTCGAGGACCTGGTCCAGCAAGTCCGCGCATTCGACGTCGACGCCGCCGAGGCCGGGCAGGCCGAATAA
- a CDS encoding enoyl-CoA hydratase: MSLVLVDHPRPGVALITLNRPERMNSMAFDIMLPLKEALDKVTYDNSVRVVVLTGAGRGFSSGADHKSAGSVPHVEGLTRPTYALRSMEILDEVILALRRLHQPVIAAVNGPAIGGGLCLALAADIRVASTSAYFRAAGINNGLTASELGLSYLLPRAIGSSRAFEIMLTGRDITAEEAERFGLVSCQVPEEQLLDTCYAIAARIAAFSRPGIELTKRTLWSGLDAGSLEGHMQAEGLGQLFVRLLTANFEEAVAARAERRPPVFTDDK, encoded by the coding sequence GTGAGTTTGGTACTGGTAGACCACCCGCGGCCCGGCGTCGCGCTGATAACCCTGAATCGCCCCGAGCGGATGAACTCGATGGCGTTCGACATCATGCTCCCGCTCAAGGAGGCCCTGGACAAGGTCACCTACGACAATTCGGTGCGGGTGGTGGTGCTGACCGGGGCCGGTCGGGGCTTTTCCTCCGGCGCTGACCACAAGTCCGCGGGCTCGGTGCCCCACGTCGAGGGGCTGACCCGCCCCACCTACGCGCTGCGCTCCATGGAGATCCTCGACGAGGTCATCCTGGCGCTGCGCAGGCTGCACCAACCGGTGATCGCCGCGGTCAACGGCCCCGCCATCGGCGGCGGGTTGTGCCTGGCCCTGGCCGCCGACATCCGGGTGGCCTCCACCAGCGCGTACTTTCGCGCCGCGGGCATCAACAACGGGCTGACCGCCAGCGAACTGGGCCTGTCCTACCTGCTGCCGCGGGCGATCGGCTCGTCACGCGCGTTCGAGATCATGCTGACCGGTCGCGACATCACCGCGGAGGAGGCCGAGCGCTTCGGGCTGGTGTCCTGCCAGGTGCCCGAGGAGCAGCTGTTGGACACCTGCTACGCCATCGCGGCGCGGATCGCGGCGTTCTCACGGCCGGGCATCGAGTTGACCAAGCGCACGCTATGGAGTGGACTGGACGCCGGTAGCCTGGAAGGGCACATGCAAGCCGAGGGCTTGGGACAGCTTTTCGTCCGCCTGCTCACCGCCAACTTCGAAGAAGCGGTTGCCGCGCGCGCAGAACGACGACCACCGGTGTTCACCGACGACAAATAG
- a CDS encoding ABC-F family ATP-binding cassette domain-containing protein produces MITATDLEVRAGARILLSPDGPDLRIQPGDRIGLVGRNGAGKTTTLRILAGETEPYAGAINRGGEIGYLPQDPKEGDLEVLARDRVLSARGLDVLLTDLEKQQALMAEVADDDARDRAIRRYGQLEERFVALGGYGAESEASRICASLGLPERVLTQKLRTLSGGQRRRVELARILFAASEGGAGMSGSSTTLLLDEPTNHLDADSIGWLRDFLRAHTGGLVIISHNVELLADVVNRVWFLDAVRGEVDVYNMTWQKYLDARATDEQRRRRERANAERKATALRSQAAKLGAKATKAVAAQNMLRRADRMMAALDDERVADKVARIKFPNPAPCGRTPLVATGLSKSYGSLEVFTGVDLAIDRGSRVVVLGLNGAGKTTLLRILAGTEAPDTGGLEPGHGLRIGYFAQEHDTLDNDSTVWENIRHAAPDSGEQDLRGLLGAFMFSGPQLDQPAGTLSGGEKTRLALAGLVASTANVLLLDEPTNNLDPASREQVLDALRSYQGAVVLVTHDPGAAEALDPQRVVLLPDGTEDFWSDEYRDLIELA; encoded by the coding sequence GTGATCACGGCCACGGACCTCGAGGTCCGCGCTGGTGCGCGCATCCTGCTCTCGCCGGACGGTCCCGACCTGCGCATCCAGCCCGGCGACCGGATCGGGCTGGTGGGCCGCAACGGCGCCGGTAAGACCACCACCCTGCGCATCCTGGCGGGGGAGACCGAACCCTATGCCGGCGCGATCAACCGCGGCGGCGAAATCGGTTATCTGCCACAGGATCCCAAAGAGGGCGACCTCGAGGTGCTGGCCCGCGACCGGGTCCTGTCGGCCCGCGGGCTCGACGTATTGCTGACGGATCTGGAAAAGCAGCAGGCGCTGATGGCTGAGGTCGCCGACGACGACGCCCGCGACCGCGCGATCCGTCGGTACGGGCAGCTGGAGGAGCGTTTCGTCGCGCTGGGCGGCTACGGCGCGGAAAGCGAAGCCAGCCGTATCTGCGCGAGTCTTGGCCTGCCGGAACGGGTGCTGACGCAGAAGCTGCGCACCCTGTCCGGCGGGCAGCGGCGGCGGGTGGAACTGGCCCGCATCCTGTTCGCCGCGTCGGAGGGCGGCGCGGGCATGTCGGGTTCGTCGACCACACTGCTGCTCGACGAGCCGACCAACCACCTGGACGCGGATTCCATCGGCTGGCTGCGGGATTTCCTGCGGGCGCACACCGGCGGGCTGGTGATCATCAGCCACAACGTCGAGCTGCTCGCCGACGTCGTCAACCGGGTATGGTTCCTGGATGCCGTGCGCGGTGAGGTCGACGTCTACAACATGACGTGGCAGAAGTATCTCGACGCCCGCGCCACCGACGAGCAACGCCGCCGGAGGGAACGCGCGAACGCCGAACGCAAGGCCACCGCGCTCCGCTCGCAGGCCGCCAAGCTCGGTGCGAAAGCCACCAAAGCCGTTGCCGCGCAGAACATGTTGCGCCGCGCCGACCGGATGATGGCCGCCCTCGACGACGAGCGGGTGGCCGACAAGGTGGCCCGCATCAAGTTCCCCAACCCGGCCCCGTGCGGGCGCACGCCGCTGGTGGCCACGGGGTTGAGCAAGTCCTACGGGTCGCTGGAGGTGTTCACCGGCGTCGACCTGGCGATCGACCGCGGCTCGCGGGTGGTGGTGCTGGGCCTCAACGGCGCCGGCAAGACCACGCTGCTGAGGATTCTGGCCGGCACCGAGGCCCCCGACACCGGAGGGCTCGAGCCCGGGCACGGGCTGCGGATCGGCTACTTCGCCCAGGAGCACGACACGCTCGACAACGATTCGACCGTGTGGGAGAACATCCGCCACGCCGCACCGGATTCGGGCGAGCAGGATCTGCGTGGCCTGCTGGGCGCGTTCATGTTCAGCGGTCCCCAGCTCGACCAGCCGGCGGGCACGCTGTCCGGCGGCGAGAAGACCCGGCTCGCGCTGGCCGGTCTGGTGGCCTCCACCGCCAACGTGCTGCTGCTCGACGAACCGACCAACAACCTCGACCCGGCCTCGCGCGAGCAGGTGCTCGACGCGCTGCGCAGTTACCAGGGAGCGGTGGTCTTGGTGACGCACGACCCCGGCGCCGCCGAGGCGCTCGACCCGCAGCGCGTCGTGCTGTTGCCCGACGGCACCGAGGACTTCTGGTCCGACGAGTACCGGGACCTCATCGAGCTCGCCTGA
- a CDS encoding helix-turn-helix domain-containing protein, producing MQRSAKTRDQMLNELRHAYEGGASIRSLVAATGRSYGSIHSLLRESGTTMRSRGGPNRTAKTARA from the coding sequence CTGCAAAGGTCGGCCAAGACACGCGACCAGATGTTGAACGAGCTGCGCCACGCCTACGAAGGCGGCGCCAGCATCCGCAGTCTGGTCGCCGCGACCGGCAGGTCGTACGGGTCGATTCATAGCTTGCTGCGGGAGTCGGGCACCACGATGCGCAGCCGCGGCGGCCCGAACCGGACCGCCAAAACCGCGCGGGCGTAG
- a CDS encoding TetR/AcrR family transcriptional regulator, with product MPKVSEDHLAARRRQILDGARRCFAEYGYDKATVRRLEKAIGMSRGAIFHHFRDKDALFFALAHEDAERMADVASREGLIQVMRDMLAAPEQFDWLATRLEIARKLRNDPAFSQGWAERSAELAAATTDRLRRQKEAHRVRDDVPGDVLQCYLELVLDGLVARSASGEDPQRLSAVLDLVENSVRRNDSEERS from the coding sequence GTGCCCAAGGTCAGCGAGGACCATCTGGCGGCTCGACGCCGCCAGATCCTCGACGGCGCCCGCCGTTGCTTTGCCGAATACGGTTACGACAAAGCCACGGTGCGCCGGTTGGAGAAGGCGATCGGGATGTCGCGCGGCGCAATCTTTCACCACTTCCGGGACAAGGACGCGCTGTTCTTCGCCCTCGCCCACGAGGACGCCGAGCGGATGGCCGACGTGGCTTCCCGCGAGGGACTCATCCAGGTGATGCGCGACATGCTGGCCGCGCCCGAGCAGTTCGACTGGCTGGCCACCAGATTGGAGATCGCCCGCAAGCTGCGCAACGATCCCGCGTTCAGCCAGGGATGGGCGGAGCGGTCGGCGGAGTTGGCGGCGGCAACCACCGATCGGTTGCGCCGGCAGAAGGAGGCGCATCGGGTGCGTGACGACGTGCCCGGCGACGTTCTGCAGTGCTATCTGGAATTGGTGCTCGACGGCCTGGTGGCCCGGTCGGCATCCGGCGAGGACCCGCAGCGGCTATCCGCGGTTCTCGATCTGGTGGAAAACTCGGTGCGCCGCAACGACTCTGAGGAGCGATCGTAA
- a CDS encoding aconitate hydratase, which translates to MTDSVNSFGARDTLKVGDQSYQIYRLDAVPNTEKLPYSLKVLAENLLRNEDGSNITKDHIEAIANWDPKAEPSIEIQYTPARVVMQDFTGVPCIVDLATMREAIGDLGGKPDKVNPLAPADLVIDHSVIADLFGTADAFERNVEIEYQRNGERYQFLRWGQGAFQDFKVVPPGTGIVHQVNIEYLASVVMERDGVAYPDTCVGTDSHTTMVNGLGVLGWGVGGIEAEAAMLGQPVSMLIPRVVGFKLTGEIQAGVTATDVVLTVTEMLRKHGVVGKFVEFYGKGVSEVPLANRATLGNMSPEFGSTAAIFPIDEETISYLKFTGRTDEQLALVEAYAKEQGMWHNPDHEPAFSEYLELDLSTVVPSIAGPKRPQDRIQLSEAKSTFRDQILSYVEGDDDGQQGYSKLDESVDETFPASDPGAVSNGHADDRPVVQSAAAHANGRPSNPVTVRSDERGEFVIDHGAVVIAAITSCTNTSNPEVMLGAALLARNAVEKGLASKPWVKTTMAPGSQVVNDYYDKAGLWPYLEKLGFYLVGYGCTTCIGNSGPLPDEISKAINDNDLSVTAVLSGNRNFEGRINPDVKMNYLASPPLVVAYALAGTMDFDFDEQPLGKDKDGNDVFLKDIWPSQKDVSDTIASAINQEMFTKNYADVFKGDERWRNLPTPSGNTFEWNADSTYVRKPPYFEGMPAEPEPVADITGARVLALLGDSVTTDHISPASSIKPGTPAAQYLDEHGVERKDYNSFGSRRGNHEVMIRGTFANIRLRNLLLDDVSGGYTRDFTQDDAPQAFIYDAAQNYAAQDIPLVVLGGKEYGSGSSRDWAAKGTRLLGVRAVIAESFERIHRSNLIGMGVIPLQFPDGKSAKDLGLDGTEVFDITGIEELNDGKTPKTVHVKASKDGKDAIEFDAVVRIDTPGEADYYRNGGILQYVLRNMLKSG; encoded by the coding sequence GTGACTGATTCTGTGAATTCGTTCGGAGCCCGCGACACCCTCAAGGTCGGCGACCAGAGTTACCAGATCTATCGTCTCGACGCCGTCCCGAACACCGAGAAACTCCCTTACAGCCTCAAGGTGCTGGCCGAGAACCTGTTGCGCAACGAGGACGGCAGCAACATCACCAAGGACCACATCGAGGCCATCGCCAACTGGGATCCCAAGGCGGAACCCAGCATTGAGATCCAGTACACCCCCGCCCGCGTGGTGATGCAGGACTTCACCGGTGTGCCGTGCATCGTCGACCTGGCCACCATGCGCGAGGCCATCGGCGACCTGGGCGGCAAGCCGGACAAGGTCAACCCGCTCGCGCCCGCCGACCTGGTGATCGACCACTCGGTGATCGCCGACCTGTTCGGCACCGCCGACGCGTTCGAGCGCAACGTCGAGATCGAGTACCAGCGCAACGGCGAGCGCTACCAGTTCCTGCGCTGGGGCCAGGGAGCGTTCCAGGACTTCAAGGTGGTGCCGCCGGGCACCGGCATCGTGCACCAGGTCAACATCGAGTACCTGGCCAGCGTGGTGATGGAACGCGACGGCGTCGCGTACCCCGACACCTGTGTGGGCACCGACTCGCACACCACCATGGTCAACGGCCTGGGCGTGCTGGGCTGGGGCGTCGGCGGCATCGAGGCCGAGGCCGCGATGCTGGGCCAGCCGGTGTCGATGCTGATCCCCCGCGTCGTCGGCTTCAAGCTGACCGGCGAGATCCAGGCCGGCGTCACGGCCACCGACGTCGTGCTGACCGTGACCGAGATGCTGCGCAAACACGGCGTGGTCGGCAAGTTCGTCGAGTTCTACGGCAAGGGCGTGTCGGAGGTGCCGCTGGCCAACCGCGCCACGCTGGGCAACATGAGCCCCGAATTCGGTTCCACCGCAGCGATTTTCCCGATCGACGAGGAGACCATCTCCTACCTGAAGTTCACCGGCCGCACGGACGAGCAACTGGCCCTGGTGGAGGCCTACGCCAAGGAACAGGGCATGTGGCACAACCCCGACCACGAGCCGGCGTTCTCCGAGTACCTGGAGCTCGACCTGTCCACGGTGGTGCCGTCGATCGCCGGGCCCAAGCGTCCGCAGGACCGAATCCAGTTGTCGGAAGCCAAGTCTACGTTCCGTGATCAGATCCTGAGCTACGTCGAGGGCGACGACGACGGCCAGCAGGGGTATTCGAAACTGGACGAGTCGGTAGACGAGACCTTCCCGGCCAGCGATCCGGGGGCGGTGTCGAACGGACACGCCGACGACCGGCCCGTCGTGCAGTCGGCCGCCGCACACGCCAACGGCCGGCCGAGCAATCCGGTGACGGTGCGCTCCGACGAGCGTGGCGAGTTCGTGATCGACCACGGCGCCGTCGTGATCGCCGCGATCACCTCGTGCACCAACACCTCCAACCCCGAGGTCATGCTGGGCGCGGCGCTGTTGGCCCGCAACGCCGTTGAGAAGGGTCTGGCGTCCAAGCCGTGGGTGAAGACCACCATGGCTCCCGGCTCGCAGGTGGTCAACGACTACTACGACAAGGCCGGCCTGTGGCCCTACCTGGAGAAGCTCGGCTTCTATCTGGTCGGCTACGGCTGCACCACCTGCATCGGCAACTCCGGTCCGCTGCCCGACGAAATCTCGAAAGCGATTAACGACAACGACCTTTCGGTGACGGCCGTGCTGTCGGGCAACCGGAACTTCGAGGGCCGCATCAACCCGGACGTGAAGATGAATTACCTGGCGTCGCCGCCGCTGGTGGTGGCCTACGCGCTGGCCGGGACCATGGACTTCGACTTCGACGAGCAGCCCCTGGGCAAGGACAAGGACGGCAACGACGTCTTCCTCAAAGACATCTGGCCGTCGCAGAAGGATGTCTCCGACACCATCGCCTCGGCGATCAACCAGGAGATGTTCACCAAGAACTACGCCGACGTGTTCAAGGGCGACGAGCGGTGGCGCAACCTGCCGACGCCGAGCGGCAACACCTTCGAGTGGAATGCGGATTCGACGTATGTCCGCAAGCCCCCGTATTTCGAGGGCATGCCGGCCGAGCCGGAGCCGGTCGCCGACATCACCGGCGCCCGGGTGCTGGCGCTGCTGGGCGATTCGGTGACCACCGACCACATCTCCCCCGCCTCCAGCATCAAGCCGGGCACCCCGGCGGCGCAGTACCTCGACGAGCACGGGGTGGAGCGCAAGGACTACAACTCCTTTGGCTCGCGGCGCGGCAACCACGAGGTGATGATCCGTGGCACGTTCGCCAACATCAGGCTGCGCAACTTGTTGCTCGACGACGTGTCCGGCGGCTACACCCGCGACTTCACCCAGGACGACGCGCCGCAGGCGTTCATCTACGACGCGGCGCAAAACTATGCGGCACAAGACATTCCGCTGGTGGTGCTGGGCGGTAAGGAGTACGGGTCGGGCTCGTCACGCGACTGGGCCGCCAAGGGAACGCGGCTGCTGGGCGTTCGCGCGGTGATCGCCGAGTCGTTCGAACGAATCCACCGCTCCAACCTGATCGGCATGGGCGTCATCCCGTTGCAGTTCCCCGACGGCAAGTCGGCCAAGGATCTAGGACTGGACGGCACCGAGGTGTTCGACATCACCGGGATCGAAGAGCTCAACGACGGCAAGACGCCGAAGACGGTGCACGTCAAGGCAAGCAAGGACGGCAAGGACGCCATAGAATTCGACGCCGTGGTGCGCATCGACACACCGGGTGAGGCCGACTACTACCGCAACGGCGGCATCCTGCAGTACGTGCTGCGCAACATGCTCAAGTCCGGCTAG
- the ripA gene encoding NlpC/P60 family peptidoglycan endopeptidase RipA, with the protein MRRTRWGSSARPAARLMRPVVPSVLSLALLIGTPGLAEADPTADNLAGLIANVAKANQRLQNLSAEIQTEQESVNKALVDVETARDNAATAQHDLEASQQAVKDANIAIAGAQRRFDTFAAATYMNGPSNSYLMASSPDDIIATEAAAKNLTTSSQTVMAKLRQARTEQVNKESAARLAKQNADKAAADAKSSQDAAVAALTNSKQKFDQQREDIIRLAAERDQAQIKLEAAKREAARRWSTGPGGPAAPASGDRWETGSPGAPASSGGGRQWDGAWDPTLPMIPSANVPGDPIAVINQVLGISATSTQVTAGLGRNFLQQMGILKPDDTGITNAAPGGVGGRIPRVYGRQASEYVIRRGMSQIGVPYSWGGGNAAGPSKGIDSGAGITGFDCSGLVLYSFAGVGIKLPHYSGSQYNLGRKIPSSQMRRGDVIFYGPGGSQHVTIYLGDGQMLEAPDIGLKVRVAPVRTSGMTPYVVRYIEW; encoded by the coding sequence ATGAGACGCACACGCTGGGGGTCTTCTGCGCGACCGGCCGCAAGGCTGATGCGGCCCGTCGTCCCATCCGTTTTGAGCCTGGCCCTGCTGATCGGAACGCCCGGGCTTGCGGAGGCCGATCCCACCGCTGACAACCTGGCCGGACTCATCGCCAACGTCGCCAAGGCCAACCAGCGACTGCAGAACCTGAGCGCCGAAATCCAGACCGAGCAGGAAAGCGTCAACAAGGCCCTGGTCGACGTGGAGACCGCGAGGGACAACGCGGCCACCGCCCAACACGACCTGGAGGCCAGCCAGCAGGCCGTCAAGGACGCCAACATCGCCATCGCCGGGGCGCAGCGCCGCTTCGACACGTTCGCGGCCGCCACCTATATGAATGGTCCGTCGAACAGTTACCTCATGGCGAGCAGCCCCGACGACATCATCGCCACCGAAGCAGCCGCCAAGAACCTGACCACGAGCTCGCAGACCGTGATGGCCAAGCTCCGGCAGGCCCGCACCGAGCAGGTCAACAAGGAGTCGGCGGCGCGGCTGGCCAAGCAGAACGCCGACAAGGCCGCCGCCGACGCCAAGTCCAGCCAGGACGCCGCCGTCGCGGCGCTGACCAACTCCAAGCAGAAGTTCGACCAGCAACGCGAAGACATCATTCGCCTTGCCGCCGAACGGGATCAGGCTCAGATAAAGCTGGAGGCGGCCAAGCGCGAGGCCGCACGGCGATGGTCCACGGGTCCGGGTGGGCCCGCGGCCCCGGCGTCGGGTGACCGGTGGGAGACCGGATCGCCGGGCGCGCCGGCGTCGTCGGGCGGCGGCCGCCAGTGGGATGGCGCCTGGGACCCCACGTTGCCGATGATCCCGAGCGCCAACGTCCCCGGCGACCCCATCGCGGTGATCAACCAGGTGCTGGGCATCTCGGCCACCTCGACACAGGTCACCGCCGGCCTGGGCCGCAACTTCCTGCAGCAGATGGGCATCCTCAAGCCCGACGACACCGGCATCACCAACGCGGCCCCGGGTGGGGTCGGGGGACGCATTCCCCGGGTGTACGGGCGGCAGGCCTCCGAGTACGTGATCCGGCGCGGCATGTCGCAGATCGGCGTGCCCTACTCCTGGGGCGGCGGCAACGCGGCTGGCCCGAGCAAGGGCATCGACTCCGGGGCCGGCATCACCGGCTTCGACTGTTCGGGTCTGGTCCTGTACTCGTTCGCCGGGGTGGGCATCAAGCTGCCGCACTACTCGGGTTCGCAGTACAACCTGGGCCGCAAGATCCCGTCCTCGCAGATGCGCCGCGGCGACGTCATCTTCTACGGACCGGGCGGGTCCCAGCACGTGACGATCTACCTCGGCGACGGCCAGATGCTCGAGGCCCCGGACATCGGGTTGAAGGTCCGTGTCGCTCCAGTGCGCACCAGCGGCATGACGCCCTACGTGGTCCGATACATCGAGTGGTGA
- the ripB gene encoding NlpC/P60 family peptidoglycan endopeptidase RipB, with product MRRNRFRLINFAWITAVVTGLMFSVAYYAPAPATADPGAWDPTLPAQISAGAPGDPLAVANASLQATAQATQTTFDLGRQFLGGLGINIGGDPAPTAATPTNPGGKIPRVYGRQAIEYVIKRMGSQMGVPYSWGGGSLDGPSKGVGDGANITGFDCSGLMRYGFAGVGVLIPRFSGDQYNAGRHIPPDQARRGDLIFYGPGGSQHVTMYLGNGQMLEASGSAAKVTVSPVRKPGMTPFLTRIIEY from the coding sequence ATGCGCCGCAATCGGTTTCGTCTCATCAACTTCGCCTGGATCACCGCTGTGGTGACCGGGCTGATGTTTTCTGTGGCCTATTACGCCCCCGCCCCCGCCACCGCCGACCCCGGCGCGTGGGATCCCACTCTGCCGGCCCAGATCAGTGCCGGCGCGCCGGGAGATCCGCTCGCCGTCGCCAACGCCTCGCTGCAGGCCACCGCCCAGGCCACCCAGACCACATTCGACCTGGGTAGGCAGTTCCTCGGCGGACTCGGGATCAACATCGGTGGCGACCCGGCTCCCACCGCCGCCACGCCCACCAACCCCGGCGGCAAGATCCCGCGGGTCTACGGCCGGCAGGCGATCGAATACGTGATCAAGCGGATGGGATCGCAAATGGGCGTGCCGTACTCGTGGGGTGGTGGCTCGCTGGACGGTCCCAGCAAGGGCGTCGGCGACGGCGCCAACATCACCGGTTTCGACTGTTCTGGTCTGATGCGCTACGGCTTCGCCGGGGTCGGCGTGCTGATCCCGCGGTTCTCCGGTGACCAATACAACGCCGGGCGCCACATCCCACCGGATCAGGCCAGGCGCGGCGACCTGATCTTCTACGGCCCGGGCGGCAGCCAGCACGTCACGATGTACCTGGGCAACGGCCAGATGCTGGAGGCATCGGGCAGCGCCGCCAAGGTGACGGTCAGCCCGGTGCGTAAGCCCGGCATGACGCCGTTCCTGACCAGGATCATCGAGTACTGA